The Equus caballus isolate H_3958 breed thoroughbred chromosome 12, TB-T2T, whole genome shotgun sequence genome contains a region encoding:
- the CDCA5 gene encoding sororin isoform X3 has product MSARRTRSGGAAQSSGPAAPSPKSLRRSQRKSGSDLPSTLPAICPKAPHAAPVRKPIVLKKIVAHAAQIPSVNSPRRSPRIAFFLEKENHLPSKEPTKEDLFKTCSVPSTPTTTPVLQPLNVESNSGEDLDTRDLEMSKKVRRSYSRLETLGATSTPGRHSCFGFEGLLKVGDLSGVSPVVCSKLTEVPRVPAQPWAPDTTLPGISPPVVKEKRKKKKPPEILNPAGPDSLAGLVRTPGPQPRQTLSCDKIHASEPLLRLLSSCPLRPTPVSPDAQESKKSESGKLVTSPSVDLRLSVTWGEAAVSSLPGGTSPTTSRKWTPPQSLRGRQRAHSKSEERPVVQPVEEQNPEEPQVSRELDPEPPSSEQKLDLQPEPTVSFLFTLLSTAEPHKPKDPEEDLEIQEGQFLGKEDWGPQRTAKEINQLQNDCMRLWASLSTTQADNLALGEKLQSLPNSLYESLKEEVRAIQEEGKLVQEEGKVVQEDAQAIQAAALLQQPSSQKTDLLIPQPDVPHDHRNPRQPWPGPSLETGPDLGKTLQQLLSRSLQ; this is encoded by the exons ATGTCGGCGAGGCGAACGCGGTCCGGAGGGGCCGCCCAGAGCTCGG gGCCCGCGGCCCCATCTCCTAAATCTCTGCGGAGGTCCCAGCGGAAATCAGGCTCTGATCTCCCGAGTACCCTCCCTGCAATCTGTCCAAAG GCACCCCATGCAGCTCCCGTCAGAAAGCCCATCGTCTTGAAGAAGATCGTGGCCCATGCCGCACAg ATCCCATCTGTCAACTCGCCTCGAAGGAGCCCTAGG ATTGCTTTTTTCTTGGAGAAAGAAAACCACCTTCCCAGTAAGGAGCCTACGAAGGAGGACCTCTTCAAGACATGTAGTGTCCCCAGCACACCCACCACCACACCTGTGCTGCAGCCCCTGAACGTCGAGTCCAACTCCGGGGAAGACCTGGACACCAGAGACCTAGAAATGTCCAAGAAGGTCCGGCGGTCCTACAGCCGGCTGGAGACCCTCGGCGCCACCTCCACCCCGGGCCGCCACTCCTGCTTTGGCTTCGAGGGGCTGCTGAAGGTGGGGGACTTGTCTGGAGTCTCACCCGTGGTGTGTTCGAAGTTAACCGAGGTCCCCAGGGTCCCTGCGCAGCCCTGGGCCCCAGACACGACTCTCCCGGGAATCTCTCCGCCAGTCGTGAAAGAGAAACGCAAGAAGAAGAAGCCACCAGAGATCCTG AACCCTGCTGGTCCCGACTCCTTGGCAGGGCTCGTGAGGACTCCAGGGCCACAACCACGGCAGACCCTGAGCTGCGACAAGATCCACGCCTCCGAGCCTTTGCTCAGACTGCTCTCTTCCTGCCCGCTCCGCCCCACTCCTGTCTCACCTG ATGCACAAGAGTCTAAAAAATCTGAGagtggaaaattggtgacaagtCCATCTGTTGACTTAAGACTTTCGGTGACTTGGGGAGAAGCTGCTGTTTCAAGCCTGCCTGGGGGCACATCTCCCACCACCTCGCGGAAATGGACGCCTCCCCAG TCTCTTCGCGGCAGACAAAGAGCCCACTCCAAATCCGAGGAGAGGCCAGTGGTGCAGCCTGTTGAGGAACAGAACCCGGAAGAGCCTCAGGTCTCCAGGGAGCTGGACCCAGAG CCACCTTCTTCAGAACAGAAGCTGGATCTGCAACCAGAACCCACTGTCAGCTTCCTGTTCACACTCCTGAGCACCGCAGAGCCCCACAAGCCCAAAGACCCTGAGGA GGACTTGGAGATCCAAGAGGGCCAGTTCCTGGGTAAGGAAGACTGGGGCCCCCAGCGGACCGCGAAGGAAATCAACCAACTGCAGAATGATTGCATGAG GCTCTGGGCCTCGCTGAGCACTACGCAGGCAGACAACCTGGCCCTGGGGGAGAAGTTGCAAAGTCTG CCCAATTCATTGTATGAGAGCTTGAAGGAGGAAGTGAGGGCGATccaggaggaagggaagcttgtccaggaggaagggaaggttGTCCAGGAGGATGCCCAGGCCATCCAGGCGGCAGCGCTGCTCCAG CAGCCCAGCTCCCAGAAGACAGACCTGCTCATCCCACAGCCTGACGTTCCCCATGATCACAGAAACCCACGTCAGCCCTGGCCGGGCCCAAGCTTGGAGACGGGACCCGACCTCGGGAAgaccctccagcagctcctctCCAGGTCCCTGCAGTAA
- the CDCA5 gene encoding sororin isoform X2, which yields MSARRTRSGGAAQSSGPAAPSPKSLRRSQRKSGSDLPSTLPAICPKAPHAAPVRKPIVLKKIVAHAAQIPSVNSPRRSPRIAFFLEKENHLPSKEPTKEDLFKTCSVPSTPTTTPVLQPLNVESNSGEDLDTRDLEMSKKVRRSYSRLETLGATSTPGRHSCFGFEGLLKVGDLSGVSPVVCSKLTEVPRVPAQPWAPDTTLPGISPPVVKEKRKKKKPPEILNPAGPDSLAGLVRTPGPQPRQTLSCDKIHASEPLLRLLSSCPLRPTPVSPDAQESKKSESGKLVTSPSVDLRLSVTWGEAAVSSLPGGTSPTTSRKWTPPQSLRGRQRAHSKSEERPVVQPVEEQNPEEPQVSRELDPEPPSSEQKLDLQPEPTVSFLFTLLSTAEPHKPKDPEEDLEIQEGQFLGKEDWGPQRTAKEINQLQNDCMRLWASLSTTQADNLALGEKLQSLPNSLYESLKEEVRAIQEEGKLVQEEGKVVQEDAQAIQAAALLQVPGPPCSGASGREGPPALCHALSSRCLQQPSSQKTDLLIPQPDVPHDHRNPRQPWPGPSLETGPDLGKTLQQLLSRSLQ from the exons ATGTCGGCGAGGCGAACGCGGTCCGGAGGGGCCGCCCAGAGCTCGG gGCCCGCGGCCCCATCTCCTAAATCTCTGCGGAGGTCCCAGCGGAAATCAGGCTCTGATCTCCCGAGTACCCTCCCTGCAATCTGTCCAAAG GCACCCCATGCAGCTCCCGTCAGAAAGCCCATCGTCTTGAAGAAGATCGTGGCCCATGCCGCACAg ATCCCATCTGTCAACTCGCCTCGAAGGAGCCCTAGG ATTGCTTTTTTCTTGGAGAAAGAAAACCACCTTCCCAGTAAGGAGCCTACGAAGGAGGACCTCTTCAAGACATGTAGTGTCCCCAGCACACCCACCACCACACCTGTGCTGCAGCCCCTGAACGTCGAGTCCAACTCCGGGGAAGACCTGGACACCAGAGACCTAGAAATGTCCAAGAAGGTCCGGCGGTCCTACAGCCGGCTGGAGACCCTCGGCGCCACCTCCACCCCGGGCCGCCACTCCTGCTTTGGCTTCGAGGGGCTGCTGAAGGTGGGGGACTTGTCTGGAGTCTCACCCGTGGTGTGTTCGAAGTTAACCGAGGTCCCCAGGGTCCCTGCGCAGCCCTGGGCCCCAGACACGACTCTCCCGGGAATCTCTCCGCCAGTCGTGAAAGAGAAACGCAAGAAGAAGAAGCCACCAGAGATCCTG AACCCTGCTGGTCCCGACTCCTTGGCAGGGCTCGTGAGGACTCCAGGGCCACAACCACGGCAGACCCTGAGCTGCGACAAGATCCACGCCTCCGAGCCTTTGCTCAGACTGCTCTCTTCCTGCCCGCTCCGCCCCACTCCTGTCTCACCTG ATGCACAAGAGTCTAAAAAATCTGAGagtggaaaattggtgacaagtCCATCTGTTGACTTAAGACTTTCGGTGACTTGGGGAGAAGCTGCTGTTTCAAGCCTGCCTGGGGGCACATCTCCCACCACCTCGCGGAAATGGACGCCTCCCCAG TCTCTTCGCGGCAGACAAAGAGCCCACTCCAAATCCGAGGAGAGGCCAGTGGTGCAGCCTGTTGAGGAACAGAACCCGGAAGAGCCTCAGGTCTCCAGGGAGCTGGACCCAGAG CCACCTTCTTCAGAACAGAAGCTGGATCTGCAACCAGAACCCACTGTCAGCTTCCTGTTCACACTCCTGAGCACCGCAGAGCCCCACAAGCCCAAAGACCCTGAGGA GGACTTGGAGATCCAAGAGGGCCAGTTCCTGGGTAAGGAAGACTGGGGCCCCCAGCGGACCGCGAAGGAAATCAACCAACTGCAGAATGATTGCATGAG GCTCTGGGCCTCGCTGAGCACTACGCAGGCAGACAACCTGGCCCTGGGGGAGAAGTTGCAAAGTCTG CCCAATTCATTGTATGAGAGCTTGAAGGAGGAAGTGAGGGCGATccaggaggaagggaagcttgtccaggaggaagggaaggttGTCCAGGAGGATGCCCAGGCCATCCAGGCGGCAGCGCTGCTCCAGGTGCCTGGGCCTCCATGCAGTGGTGCATCGGGGAGGGAGGGCCCTCCTGCCCTGTGCCACGCACTCAGCTCCCGGTGCCTGCAGCAGCCCAGCTCCCAGAAGACAGACCTGCTCATCCCACAGCCTGACGTTCCCCATGATCACAGAAACCCACGTCAGCCCTGGCCGGGCCCAAGCTTGGAGACGGGACCCGACCTCGGGAAgaccctccagcagctcctctCCAGGTCCCTGCAGTAA
- the CDCA5 gene encoding sororin isoform X1, whose protein sequence is MSARRTRSGGAAQSSGPAAPSPKSLRRSQRKSGSDLPSTLPAICPKAPHAAPVRKPIVLKKIVAHAAQIPSVNSPRRSPRIAFFLEKENHLPSKEPTKEDLFKTCSVPSTPTTTPVLQPLNVESNSGEDLDTRDLEMSKKVRRSYSRLETLGATSTPGRHSCFGFEGLLKVGDLSGVSPVVCSKLTEVPRVPAQPWAPDTTLPGISPPVVKEKRKKKKPPEILNPAGPDSLAGLVRTPGPQPRQTLSCDKIHASEPLLRLLSSCPLRPTPVSPADAQESKKSESGKLVTSPSVDLRLSVTWGEAAVSSLPGGTSPTTSRKWTPPQSLRGRQRAHSKSEERPVVQPVEEQNPEEPQVSRELDPEPPSSEQKLDLQPEPTVSFLFTLLSTAEPHKPKDPEEDLEIQEGQFLGKEDWGPQRTAKEINQLQNDCMRLWASLSTTQADNLALGEKLQSLPNSLYESLKEEVRAIQEEGKLVQEEGKVVQEDAQAIQAAALLQVPGPPCSGASGREGPPALCHALSSRCLQQPSSQKTDLLIPQPDVPHDHRNPRQPWPGPSLETGPDLGKTLQQLLSRSLQ, encoded by the exons ATGTCGGCGAGGCGAACGCGGTCCGGAGGGGCCGCCCAGAGCTCGG gGCCCGCGGCCCCATCTCCTAAATCTCTGCGGAGGTCCCAGCGGAAATCAGGCTCTGATCTCCCGAGTACCCTCCCTGCAATCTGTCCAAAG GCACCCCATGCAGCTCCCGTCAGAAAGCCCATCGTCTTGAAGAAGATCGTGGCCCATGCCGCACAg ATCCCATCTGTCAACTCGCCTCGAAGGAGCCCTAGG ATTGCTTTTTTCTTGGAGAAAGAAAACCACCTTCCCAGTAAGGAGCCTACGAAGGAGGACCTCTTCAAGACATGTAGTGTCCCCAGCACACCCACCACCACACCTGTGCTGCAGCCCCTGAACGTCGAGTCCAACTCCGGGGAAGACCTGGACACCAGAGACCTAGAAATGTCCAAGAAGGTCCGGCGGTCCTACAGCCGGCTGGAGACCCTCGGCGCCACCTCCACCCCGGGCCGCCACTCCTGCTTTGGCTTCGAGGGGCTGCTGAAGGTGGGGGACTTGTCTGGAGTCTCACCCGTGGTGTGTTCGAAGTTAACCGAGGTCCCCAGGGTCCCTGCGCAGCCCTGGGCCCCAGACACGACTCTCCCGGGAATCTCTCCGCCAGTCGTGAAAGAGAAACGCAAGAAGAAGAAGCCACCAGAGATCCTG AACCCTGCTGGTCCCGACTCCTTGGCAGGGCTCGTGAGGACTCCAGGGCCACAACCACGGCAGACCCTGAGCTGCGACAAGATCCACGCCTCCGAGCCTTTGCTCAGACTGCTCTCTTCCTGCCCGCTCCGCCCCACTCCTGTCTCACCTG CAGATGCACAAGAGTCTAAAAAATCTGAGagtggaaaattggtgacaagtCCATCTGTTGACTTAAGACTTTCGGTGACTTGGGGAGAAGCTGCTGTTTCAAGCCTGCCTGGGGGCACATCTCCCACCACCTCGCGGAAATGGACGCCTCCCCAG TCTCTTCGCGGCAGACAAAGAGCCCACTCCAAATCCGAGGAGAGGCCAGTGGTGCAGCCTGTTGAGGAACAGAACCCGGAAGAGCCTCAGGTCTCCAGGGAGCTGGACCCAGAG CCACCTTCTTCAGAACAGAAGCTGGATCTGCAACCAGAACCCACTGTCAGCTTCCTGTTCACACTCCTGAGCACCGCAGAGCCCCACAAGCCCAAAGACCCTGAGGA GGACTTGGAGATCCAAGAGGGCCAGTTCCTGGGTAAGGAAGACTGGGGCCCCCAGCGGACCGCGAAGGAAATCAACCAACTGCAGAATGATTGCATGAG GCTCTGGGCCTCGCTGAGCACTACGCAGGCAGACAACCTGGCCCTGGGGGAGAAGTTGCAAAGTCTG CCCAATTCATTGTATGAGAGCTTGAAGGAGGAAGTGAGGGCGATccaggaggaagggaagcttgtccaggaggaagggaaggttGTCCAGGAGGATGCCCAGGCCATCCAGGCGGCAGCGCTGCTCCAGGTGCCTGGGCCTCCATGCAGTGGTGCATCGGGGAGGGAGGGCCCTCCTGCCCTGTGCCACGCACTCAGCTCCCGGTGCCTGCAGCAGCCCAGCTCCCAGAAGACAGACCTGCTCATCCCACAGCCTGACGTTCCCCATGATCACAGAAACCCACGTCAGCCCTGGCCGGGCCCAAGCTTGGAGACGGGACCCGACCTCGGGAAgaccctccagcagctcctctCCAGGTCCCTGCAGTAA
- the CDCA5 gene encoding cell division cycle associated 5 (The RefSeq protein has 1 substitution compared to this genomic sequence), with product MSARRTRSGGAAQSSGPAAPSPKSLRRSQRKSGSDLPSTLPAICPKAPHAAPVRKPIVLKKIVAHAAQIPSVNSPRRSPRIAFFLEKENHLPSKEPTKEDLFKTCSVPSTPTTTPVLQPLNVESNSGEDLDTRDLEMSKKVRRSYSRLETLGATSTPGRHSCFGFEGLLKVGDLSGVSPVVCSKLTEVPRVPAQPWAPDTTLPGISPPVVKEKRKKKKPPEILNPAGPDSLAGLVRTPGPQPRQTLSCDKIHASEPLLRLLSSCPLRPTPVSPADAQESKKSESGKLVTSPSVDLRLSVTWGEAAVSSLPGGTSPTTSRKWTPPQSLRGRQRAHSKSEERPVVQPVEEQNPEEPQVSRELDPEPPSSEQKLDLQPEPTVSFLFTLLSTAEPHKPKDPEEDLEIQEGQFLGKEDWGPQRTAKEINQLQNDCMRLWASLSTTQADNLALGEKLQSLPNSLYESLKEEVRAIQEEGKLVQEEGKVVQEDAQAIQAAALLQQPSSQKTHLLIPQPDVPHDHRNPRQPWPGPSLETGPDLGKTLQQLLSRSLQ from the exons ATGTCGGCGAGGCGAACGCGGTCCGGAGGGGCCGCCCAGAGCTCGG gGCCCGCGGCCCCATCTCCTAAATCTCTGCGGAGGTCCCAGCGGAAATCAGGCTCTGATCTCCCGAGTACCCTCCCTGCAATCTGTCCAAAG GCACCCCATGCAGCTCCCGTCAGAAAGCCCATCGTCTTGAAGAAGATCGTGGCCCATGCCGCACAg ATCCCATCTGTCAACTCGCCTCGAAGGAGCCCTAGG ATTGCTTTTTTCTTGGAGAAAGAAAACCACCTTCCCAGTAAGGAGCCTACGAAGGAGGACCTCTTCAAGACATGTAGTGTCCCCAGCACACCCACCACCACACCTGTGCTGCAGCCCCTGAACGTCGAGTCCAACTCCGGGGAAGACCTGGACACCAGAGACCTAGAAATGTCCAAGAAGGTCCGGCGGTCCTACAGCCGGCTGGAGACCCTCGGCGCCACCTCCACCCCGGGCCGCCACTCCTGCTTTGGCTTCGAGGGGCTGCTGAAGGTGGGGGACTTGTCTGGAGTCTCACCCGTGGTGTGTTCGAAGTTAACCGAGGTCCCCAGGGTCCCTGCGCAGCCCTGGGCCCCAGACACGACTCTCCCGGGAATCTCTCCGCCAGTCGTGAAAGAGAAACGCAAGAAGAAGAAGCCACCAGAGATCCTG AACCCTGCTGGTCCCGACTCCTTGGCAGGGCTCGTGAGGACTCCAGGGCCACAACCACGGCAGACCCTGAGCTGCGACAAGATCCACGCCTCCGAGCCTTTGCTCAGACTGCTCTCTTCCTGCCCGCTCCGCCCCACTCCTGTCTCACCTG CAGATGCACAAGAGTCTAAAAAATCTGAGagtggaaaattggtgacaagtCCATCTGTTGACTTAAGACTTTCGGTGACTTGGGGAGAAGCTGCTGTTTCAAGCCTGCCTGGGGGCACATCTCCCACCACCTCGCGGAAATGGACGCCTCCCCAG TCTCTTCGCGGCAGACAAAGAGCCCACTCCAAATCCGAGGAGAGGCCAGTGGTGCAGCCTGTTGAGGAACAGAACCCGGAAGAGCCTCAGGTCTCCAGGGAGCTGGACCCAGAG CCACCTTCTTCAGAACAGAAGCTGGATCTGCAACCAGAACCCACTGTCAGCTTCCTGTTCACACTCCTGAGCACCGCAGAGCCCCACAAGCCCAAAGACCCTGAGGA GGACTTGGAGATCCAAGAGGGCCAGTTCCTGGGTAAGGAAGACTGGGGCCCCCAGCGGACCGCGAAGGAAATCAACCAACTGCAGAATGATTGCATGAG GCTCTGGGCCTCGCTGAGCACTACGCAGGCAGACAACCTGGCCCTGGGGGAGAAGTTGCAAAGTCTG CCCAATTCATTGTATGAGAGCTTGAAGGAGGAAGTGAGGGCGATccaggaggaagggaagcttgtccaggaggaagggaaggttGTCCAGGAGGATGCCCAGGCCATCCAGGCGGCAGCGCTGCTCCAG CAGCCCAGCTCCCAGAAGACAGACCTGCTCATCCCACAGCCTGACGTTCCCCATGATCACAGAAACCCACGTCAGCCCTGGCCGGGCCCAAGCTTGGAGACGGGACCCGACCTCGGGAAgaccctccagcagctcctctCCAGGTCCCTGCAGTAA
- the CDCA5 gene encoding sororin isoform X4, with protein MSARRTRSGGAAQSSGPAAPSPKSLRRSQRKSGSDLPSTLPAICPKAPHAAPVRKPIVLKKIVAHAAQIPSVNSPRRSPRIAFFLEKENHLPSKEPTKEDLFKTCSVPSTPTTTPVLQPLNVESNSGEDLDTRDLEMSKKVRRSYSRLETLGATSTPGRHSCFGFEGLLKVGDLSGVSPVVCSKLTEVPRVPAQPWAPDTTLPGISPPVVKEKRKKKKPPEILNPAGPDSLAGLVRTPGPQPRQTLSCDKIHASEPLLRLLSSCPLRPTPVSPADAQESKKSESGKLVTSPSVDLRLSVTWGEAAVSSLPGGTSPTTSRKWTPPQSLRGRQRAHSKSEERPVVQPVEEQNPEEPQVSRELDPEPPSSEQKLDLQPEPTVSFLFTLLSTAEPHKPKDPEEDLEIQEGQFLGKEDWGPQRTAKEINQLQNDCMRLWASLSTTQADNLALGEKLQSLPNSLYESLKEEVRAIQEEGKLVQEEGKVVQEDAQAIQAAALLQPSSQKTDLLIPQPDVPHDHRNPRQPWPGPSLETGPDLGKTLQQLLSRSLQ; from the exons ATGTCGGCGAGGCGAACGCGGTCCGGAGGGGCCGCCCAGAGCTCGG gGCCCGCGGCCCCATCTCCTAAATCTCTGCGGAGGTCCCAGCGGAAATCAGGCTCTGATCTCCCGAGTACCCTCCCTGCAATCTGTCCAAAG GCACCCCATGCAGCTCCCGTCAGAAAGCCCATCGTCTTGAAGAAGATCGTGGCCCATGCCGCACAg ATCCCATCTGTCAACTCGCCTCGAAGGAGCCCTAGG ATTGCTTTTTTCTTGGAGAAAGAAAACCACCTTCCCAGTAAGGAGCCTACGAAGGAGGACCTCTTCAAGACATGTAGTGTCCCCAGCACACCCACCACCACACCTGTGCTGCAGCCCCTGAACGTCGAGTCCAACTCCGGGGAAGACCTGGACACCAGAGACCTAGAAATGTCCAAGAAGGTCCGGCGGTCCTACAGCCGGCTGGAGACCCTCGGCGCCACCTCCACCCCGGGCCGCCACTCCTGCTTTGGCTTCGAGGGGCTGCTGAAGGTGGGGGACTTGTCTGGAGTCTCACCCGTGGTGTGTTCGAAGTTAACCGAGGTCCCCAGGGTCCCTGCGCAGCCCTGGGCCCCAGACACGACTCTCCCGGGAATCTCTCCGCCAGTCGTGAAAGAGAAACGCAAGAAGAAGAAGCCACCAGAGATCCTG AACCCTGCTGGTCCCGACTCCTTGGCAGGGCTCGTGAGGACTCCAGGGCCACAACCACGGCAGACCCTGAGCTGCGACAAGATCCACGCCTCCGAGCCTTTGCTCAGACTGCTCTCTTCCTGCCCGCTCCGCCCCACTCCTGTCTCACCTG CAGATGCACAAGAGTCTAAAAAATCTGAGagtggaaaattggtgacaagtCCATCTGTTGACTTAAGACTTTCGGTGACTTGGGGAGAAGCTGCTGTTTCAAGCCTGCCTGGGGGCACATCTCCCACCACCTCGCGGAAATGGACGCCTCCCCAG TCTCTTCGCGGCAGACAAAGAGCCCACTCCAAATCCGAGGAGAGGCCAGTGGTGCAGCCTGTTGAGGAACAGAACCCGGAAGAGCCTCAGGTCTCCAGGGAGCTGGACCCAGAG CCACCTTCTTCAGAACAGAAGCTGGATCTGCAACCAGAACCCACTGTCAGCTTCCTGTTCACACTCCTGAGCACCGCAGAGCCCCACAAGCCCAAAGACCCTGAGGA GGACTTGGAGATCCAAGAGGGCCAGTTCCTGGGTAAGGAAGACTGGGGCCCCCAGCGGACCGCGAAGGAAATCAACCAACTGCAGAATGATTGCATGAG GCTCTGGGCCTCGCTGAGCACTACGCAGGCAGACAACCTGGCCCTGGGGGAGAAGTTGCAAAGTCTG CCCAATTCATTGTATGAGAGCTTGAAGGAGGAAGTGAGGGCGATccaggaggaagggaagcttgtccaggaggaagggaaggttGTCCAGGAGGATGCCCAGGCCATCCAGGCGGCAGCGCTGCTCCAG CCCAGCTCCCAGAAGACAGACCTGCTCATCCCACAGCCTGACGTTCCCCATGATCACAGAAACCCACGTCAGCCCTGGCCGGGCCCAAGCTTGGAGACGGGACCCGACCTCGGGAAgaccctccagcagctcctctCCAGGTCCCTGCAGTAA
- the CDCA5 gene encoding sororin isoform X5, translating into MSARRTRSGGAAQSSGPAAPSPKSLRRSQRKSGSDLPSTLPAICPKAPHAAPVRKPIVLKKIVAHAAQIPSVNSPRRSPRIAFFLEKENHLPSKEPTKEDLFKTCSVPSTPTTTPVLQPLNVESNSGEDLDTRDLEMSKKVRRSYSRLETLGATSTPGRHSCFGFEGLLKVGDLSGVSPVVCSKLTEVPRVPAQPWAPDTTLPGISPPVVKEKRKKKKPPEILNPAGPDSLAGLVRTPGPQPRQTLSCDKIHASEPLLRLLSSCPLRPTPVSPDAQESKKSESGKLVTSPSVDLRLSVTWGEAAVSSLPGGTSPTTSRKWTPPQSLRGRQRAHSKSEERPVVQPVEEQNPEEPQVSRELDPEPPSSEQKLDLQPEPTVSFLFTLLSTAEPHKPKDPEEDLEIQEGQFLGKEDWGPQRTAKEINQLQNDCMRLWASLSTTQADNLALGEKLQSLPNSLYESLKEEVRAIQEEGKLVQEEGKVVQEDAQAIQAAALLQPSSQKTDLLIPQPDVPHDHRNPRQPWPGPSLETGPDLGKTLQQLLSRSLQ; encoded by the exons ATGTCGGCGAGGCGAACGCGGTCCGGAGGGGCCGCCCAGAGCTCGG gGCCCGCGGCCCCATCTCCTAAATCTCTGCGGAGGTCCCAGCGGAAATCAGGCTCTGATCTCCCGAGTACCCTCCCTGCAATCTGTCCAAAG GCACCCCATGCAGCTCCCGTCAGAAAGCCCATCGTCTTGAAGAAGATCGTGGCCCATGCCGCACAg ATCCCATCTGTCAACTCGCCTCGAAGGAGCCCTAGG ATTGCTTTTTTCTTGGAGAAAGAAAACCACCTTCCCAGTAAGGAGCCTACGAAGGAGGACCTCTTCAAGACATGTAGTGTCCCCAGCACACCCACCACCACACCTGTGCTGCAGCCCCTGAACGTCGAGTCCAACTCCGGGGAAGACCTGGACACCAGAGACCTAGAAATGTCCAAGAAGGTCCGGCGGTCCTACAGCCGGCTGGAGACCCTCGGCGCCACCTCCACCCCGGGCCGCCACTCCTGCTTTGGCTTCGAGGGGCTGCTGAAGGTGGGGGACTTGTCTGGAGTCTCACCCGTGGTGTGTTCGAAGTTAACCGAGGTCCCCAGGGTCCCTGCGCAGCCCTGGGCCCCAGACACGACTCTCCCGGGAATCTCTCCGCCAGTCGTGAAAGAGAAACGCAAGAAGAAGAAGCCACCAGAGATCCTG AACCCTGCTGGTCCCGACTCCTTGGCAGGGCTCGTGAGGACTCCAGGGCCACAACCACGGCAGACCCTGAGCTGCGACAAGATCCACGCCTCCGAGCCTTTGCTCAGACTGCTCTCTTCCTGCCCGCTCCGCCCCACTCCTGTCTCACCTG ATGCACAAGAGTCTAAAAAATCTGAGagtggaaaattggtgacaagtCCATCTGTTGACTTAAGACTTTCGGTGACTTGGGGAGAAGCTGCTGTTTCAAGCCTGCCTGGGGGCACATCTCCCACCACCTCGCGGAAATGGACGCCTCCCCAG TCTCTTCGCGGCAGACAAAGAGCCCACTCCAAATCCGAGGAGAGGCCAGTGGTGCAGCCTGTTGAGGAACAGAACCCGGAAGAGCCTCAGGTCTCCAGGGAGCTGGACCCAGAG CCACCTTCTTCAGAACAGAAGCTGGATCTGCAACCAGAACCCACTGTCAGCTTCCTGTTCACACTCCTGAGCACCGCAGAGCCCCACAAGCCCAAAGACCCTGAGGA GGACTTGGAGATCCAAGAGGGCCAGTTCCTGGGTAAGGAAGACTGGGGCCCCCAGCGGACCGCGAAGGAAATCAACCAACTGCAGAATGATTGCATGAG GCTCTGGGCCTCGCTGAGCACTACGCAGGCAGACAACCTGGCCCTGGGGGAGAAGTTGCAAAGTCTG CCCAATTCATTGTATGAGAGCTTGAAGGAGGAAGTGAGGGCGATccaggaggaagggaagcttgtccaggaggaagggaaggttGTCCAGGAGGATGCCCAGGCCATCCAGGCGGCAGCGCTGCTCCAG CCCAGCTCCCAGAAGACAGACCTGCTCATCCCACAGCCTGACGTTCCCCATGATCACAGAAACCCACGTCAGCCCTGGCCGGGCCCAAGCTTGGAGACGGGACCCGACCTCGGGAAgaccctccagcagctcctctCCAGGTCCCTGCAGTAA
- the CDCA5 gene encoding sororin isoform X6, protein MSARRTRSGGAAQSSGPAAPSPKSLRRSQRKSGSDLPSTLPAICPKAPHAAPVRKPIVLKKIVAHAAQIPSVNSPRRSPRIAFFLEKENHLPSKEPTKEDLFKTCSVPSTPTTTPVLQPLNVESNSGEDLDTRDLEMSKKVRRSYSRLETLGATSTPGRHSCFGFEGLLKVGDLSGVSPVVCSKLTEVPRVPAQPWAPDTTLPGISPPVVKEKRKKKKPPEILKSELDEWAAAMNAEFEAAEQFDLLVE, encoded by the exons ATGTCGGCGAGGCGAACGCGGTCCGGAGGGGCCGCCCAGAGCTCGG gGCCCGCGGCCCCATCTCCTAAATCTCTGCGGAGGTCCCAGCGGAAATCAGGCTCTGATCTCCCGAGTACCCTCCCTGCAATCTGTCCAAAG GCACCCCATGCAGCTCCCGTCAGAAAGCCCATCGTCTTGAAGAAGATCGTGGCCCATGCCGCACAg ATCCCATCTGTCAACTCGCCTCGAAGGAGCCCTAGG ATTGCTTTTTTCTTGGAGAAAGAAAACCACCTTCCCAGTAAGGAGCCTACGAAGGAGGACCTCTTCAAGACATGTAGTGTCCCCAGCACACCCACCACCACACCTGTGCTGCAGCCCCTGAACGTCGAGTCCAACTCCGGGGAAGACCTGGACACCAGAGACCTAGAAATGTCCAAGAAGGTCCGGCGGTCCTACAGCCGGCTGGAGACCCTCGGCGCCACCTCCACCCCGGGCCGCCACTCCTGCTTTGGCTTCGAGGGGCTGCTGAAGGTGGGGGACTTGTCTGGAGTCTCACCCGTGGTGTGTTCGAAGTTAACCGAGGTCCCCAGGGTCCCTGCGCAGCCCTGGGCCCCAGACACGACTCTCCCGGGAATCTCTCCGCCAGTCGTGAAAGAGAAACGCAAGAAGAAGAAGCCACCAGAGATCCTG AAATCGGAGCTGGATGAGTGGGCCGCGGCCATGAATGCTGAATTTGAAGCTGCTGAACAGTTTGATCTCCTGGTTGAATGA